One genomic region from Nostoc sphaeroides encodes:
- a CDS encoding IS110 family transposase translates to MIKILGLDVSKSSVSVCLLTDKPKDPRQFYYECPFLKLSADAKGIQDLLALNADIALLEPTGNNYSKLWGTHLARSGVEVRLVGHKELRNYRANHLALPDKDDDADALALACYYFDYQQDPRRFVQIRDRAIVRIRELVLRLAHLNRVQSPIINRARQDLAWQFPEVALVKSRRGESGEAPLLWGWLAGIRKSTRYDRLYSQTVGLGITQTVKEHAMRICDLQREEHVIEGELKELLADSRFDHYRTVFKLFGFGDRLSSVIISQIYPIEGFLDADGKPEVRIRQGRNSKKPTKRHLSLRRFQKALGAAPSLEASGDSRKAKVVGGSDLCRKSLWQWIFTRIEPKRSRLKNDIGKTLGEQLDAEKAAGRPVKLVRNRIAAKGARLLFRELIQVHDKLLE, encoded by the coding sequence ATGATTAAAATTTTGGGACTTGATGTCAGCAAGTCCTCGGTTTCGGTTTGTCTGCTCACGGATAAGCCCAAAGACCCACGTCAATTTTATTACGAATGTCCATTTTTGAAATTGAGCGCCGATGCAAAGGGTATTCAAGATTTACTCGCGCTGAATGCGGATATTGCATTACTAGAGCCAACTGGTAACAACTACAGCAAGCTTTGGGGCACTCACCTAGCACGAAGCGGGGTTGAAGTGCGCTTAGTAGGTCATAAAGAACTAAGGAATTATCGAGCCAATCACTTGGCACTCCCAGATAAAGATGATGATGCCGATGCGCTAGCACTGGCTTGTTATTATTTCGATTACCAACAAGACCCGCGCCGATTTGTCCAAATTCGCGATCGCGCTATTGTTAGAATCCGCGAACTAGTTTTGAGACTTGCTCACCTTAATCGCGTTCAGTCCCCGATTATAAATCGAGCGCGTCAAGATTTGGCGTGGCAGTTTCCAGAAGTTGCACTAGTAAAATCCCGGCGGGGTGAATCTGGTGAAGCGCCTTTGCTCTGGGGCTGGCTTGCGGGAATTCGCAAAAGTACACGCTATGACCGGCTTTACTCGCAAACTGTCGGCTTAGGAATCACGCAAACAGTTAAAGAACACGCAATGCGCATTTGTGACCTCCAGCGTGAGGAACACGTCATCGAGGGAGAATTGAAAGAATTACTTGCTGATTCACGGTTTGACCATTACCGCACAGTCTTTAAACTGTTTGGATTTGGCGATCGCCTTTCGTCTGTCATCATTTCCCAGATTTACCCAATTGAGGGGTTCCTGGATGCGGACGGTAAACCAGAAGTGAGAATACGCCAGGGGCGAAACTCGAAAAAGCCTACTAAACGCCACCTTTCATTGAGAAGATTTCAAAAAGCCCTCGGCGCTGCTCCATCTCTGGAAGCTTCCGGCGATAGCCGTAAAGCTAAAGTAGTAGGCGGTTCAGATTTATGCCGTAAGTCTCTGTGGCAGTGGATTTTTACGCGCATTGAACCGAAGCGATCGCGTCTCAAAAATGATATTGGTAAAACTTTAGGTGAGCAGTTAGACGCTGAAAAAGCGGCAGGTCGTCCCGTAAAACTTGTCAGGAATCGGATTGCCGCCAAAGGAGCAAGGTTACTGTTTAGAGAACTGATTCAAGTCCACGATAAATTGTTAGAGTGA
- a CDS encoding peptide ABC transporter substrate-binding protein: protein MEELTPKQLLDARNWIKDCCPWGDLEEEQVDELTDDEVTAGIARHFEGGISEFQKTVPTEE from the coding sequence ATGGAGGAACTAACACCAAAACAATTACTTGATGCGAGAAATTGGATTAAAGATTGCTGTCCGTGGGGTGATCTAGAGGAAGAACAAGTTGATGAACTGACCGACGATGAAGTGACAGCAGGGATTGCCAGACATTTTGAAGGAGGAATCAGCGAATTTCAAAAGACTGTGCCGACTGAAGAGTAA
- a CDS encoding ribbon-helix-helix domain-containing protein, with amino-acid sequence MGRKTTHGLYGQNKKDFTVSLTPEGAEILDSRAKALGISRSELIERIARTHLMSPSEKRILGEQLAS; translated from the coding sequence ATGGGTCGGAAAACAACACACGGCTTGTATGGTCAGAACAAGAAAGACTTCACAGTTTCGCTAACGCCGGAAGGGGCAGAAATCCTGGACAGCAGAGCGAAAGCACTAGGAATCAGTCGCAGCGAGTTAATAGAGCGTATAGCGCGGACTCACTTAATGTCCCCATCGGAGAAACGAATCTTGGGGGAACAGTTAGCCAGCTGA
- a CDS encoding Arm DNA-binding domain-containing protein, producing the protein MKHNSDLTGQLALFAIAPTFETRTIVHDPYWDEIIAPQQLEDIPGMPDIGKEILVGAQVTSITVKPRVGGKVTLDTEKSAPQHDTHWIEKYWVERSGNKYWYYRYCWMVGRKKNRLYLGSVSSIIAKRKKADIEVWIWDGKLPFEIKDLIQGWKYEPSTMPKMPPGNTNF; encoded by the coding sequence ATGAAACATAATTCCGATCTGACTGGACAGTTAGCATTATTTGCAATTGCTCCAACATTTGAAACAAGAACTATCGTTCATGATCCTTACTGGGATGAAATAATTGCGCCCCAACAATTAGAAGATATTCCTGGGATGCCTGACATTGGGAAAGAGATACTTGTTGGGGCGCAAGTTACTTCAATCACAGTAAAACCGCGTGTTGGTGGGAAGGTTACATTAGATACTGAAAAATCTGCGCCCCAACACGATACCCACTGGATAGAGAAATACTGGGTTGAACGGTCTGGTAATAAATATTGGTATTACCGCTATTGCTGGATGGTAGGCAGGAAAAAAAACCGCCTTTACCTGGGTAGTGTCAGCAGCATCATCGCCAAGCGGAAAAAGGCAGATATCGAGGTTTGGATCTGGGATGGTAAATTACCATTTGAGATAAAGGACTTGATTCAAGGCTGGAAATATGAGCCGTCCACCATGCCCAAGATGCCACCAGGAAATACGAATTTTTAA
- a CDS encoding tyrosine-type recombinase/integrase: MKNNRNGQAAILSNTEYSKIRNQIKSQKYKLLLDLAWYTGERWGALVKLQVEDVYNPDGSPREYINFRARTRKATPDGKRKTRQVPVHPILAESLLSYIALTNSLWLFPNREGDEPITSRWADAILRKAVDRAGLVVKGISTHSTRRTFITKLHRNGTDLYTIKQITGHQDFKSLERYVEIDSDRVKGAINAL, encoded by the coding sequence ATGAAAAATAACCGCAATGGTCAAGCGGCTATTTTATCTAACACGGAATATTCTAAGATCCGTAACCAGATAAAAAGCCAAAAATATAAACTACTTTTAGACCTGGCGTGGTACACCGGGGAAAGATGGGGCGCTTTGGTCAAGCTGCAAGTTGAAGATGTTTACAATCCAGACGGTAGCCCCCGCGAATATATCAATTTTCGGGCCAGAACTCGCAAAGCTACACCTGATGGTAAGCGCAAAACTCGCCAAGTACCTGTGCATCCAATATTGGCTGAATCACTGTTGAGTTACATTGCTCTTACTAATTCTCTGTGGCTGTTCCCTAACCGTGAAGGGGATGAACCAATTACTAGCCGTTGGGCTGATGCGATTTTACGTAAAGCTGTTGATAGAGCCGGGTTAGTGGTTAAGGGTATCAGCACCCACAGCACCCGGAGGACTTTCATAACTAAGCTGCACCGCAACGGAACGGATTTGTACACAATTAAGCAGATTACCGGACATCAAGATTTTAAATCCTTGGAGCGGTATGTGGAAATTGACAGCGATCGCGTCAAGGGAGCTATCAACGCTCTATGA
- the cas2 gene encoding CRISPR-associated endonuclease Cas2, whose translation MYIVVSYDIPEDKRRTKIHSVLKSYGQWMQLSVFECDITLTQYAKLRSRLSKLIKPDTDSVRFYFLCGCCQRKVERIGGEQPRDETIFFAESASS comes from the coding sequence ATGTATATTGTTGTCAGCTACGACATTCCAGAAGATAAGCGTCGGACTAAAATCCATTCGGTTCTCAAGTCTTACGGGCAATGGATGCAACTGAGTGTGTTTGAGTGCGATATCACTCTCACTCAGTATGCTAAACTGCGATCGCGTTTATCTAAATTGATAAAACCCGACACCGATAGCGTGCGCTTTTATTTTCTCTGTGGCTGTTGTCAGCGAAAAGTCGAACGCATTGGTGGAGAACAGCCACGAGACGAAACAATTTTCTTTGCTGAATCTGCTTCTAGCTAA
- the xth gene encoding exodeoxyribonuclease III — protein MKIATWNVNSIRTRLEQVIDWLTANPVDILCLQETKVVDAEFPRSPFEQLGYKLYVSGQKSYNGVAIISRQPLVDVSSGFRAILPDLHHEWDEQKRVITGVIDGVRIVNLYVPNGAAVGTEKYEYKLRWLTALHEYLRLLVLSEPAICVCGDFNIALEDKDIHEQVSTENHIMATEAERQALRDILKLGFADAFRKFTTEGGNYSWWDYRAAAFRRNLGWRIDHHYLTPILYERATSCIIDVAPRKLTQPSDHTPVILEF, from the coding sequence ATGAAAATCGCTACTTGGAATGTCAACTCAATTCGCACTCGTCTAGAACAGGTTATCGATTGGTTAACTGCCAATCCTGTTGATATTCTCTGCTTGCAAGAAACCAAAGTTGTGGATGCCGAGTTTCCGCGATCGCCTTTTGAGCAGTTAGGCTATAAGCTTTATGTCTCAGGACAAAAATCTTATAACGGCGTAGCCATAATTAGCCGCCAGCCACTCGTAGACGTAAGTAGCGGCTTTAGGGCGATTTTGCCAGATTTACACCACGAATGGGATGAGCAAAAGCGAGTGATTACAGGTGTAATTGATGGTGTTCGGATTGTTAACTTATATGTACCCAATGGTGCAGCAGTAGGAACTGAAAAATATGAATACAAATTGCGCTGGTTGACAGCGCTACACGAGTATTTGCGATTGTTGGTGCTGTCAGAACCTGCAATTTGTGTGTGCGGTGACTTCAACATCGCCTTAGAAGATAAGGATATTCACGAACAAGTGAGTACAGAAAATCACATTATGGCAACAGAAGCAGAGCGCCAAGCCTTACGGGATATCCTGAAATTGGGGTTTGCTGACGCTTTTCGCAAGTTCACCACAGAAGGCGGAAATTATAGCTGGTGGGATTATCGCGCCGCCGCCTTCCGTCGCAACTTAGGTTGGCGGATTGACCATCACTATCTCACACCTATTCTGTATGAGCGTGCTACAAGTTGCATTATCGATGTTGCGCCTAGAAAATTAACCCAACCCAGCGACCATACGCCGGTAATTTTGGAATTTTGA
- a CDS encoding zinc-dependent alcohol dehydrogenase produces MLAALLYGQEDLSLEEVPDPTPAAGEVVIQVGAATTCGTDLKVWRRGGHAKMLIPPTLFGHEGAGRIVALGVGVTNWQIGDRIVANNSAPCMKCFFCQRQEYSLCPNLTWNNGTFAQYLKIPAPIVEHNLLQIPDELPWELAAMTEPLACVLHGIARSNVKAKDQVVVLGDGAIGLMFVAALSGKAEVLLWGGNNHRLEIGQKLGATQTFNYHQIPDIPSVVKELTQGWGADVVIEATGVPSVWETAIACARPGATVNLFGGCPRDTSITVNTEQLHYSELTIKGVFHNTPKYVQEALALIASRKIPFELLISEQRPLKDLEQVFCEMKARQVIKVAMIP; encoded by the coding sequence TTGTTAGCAGCGTTACTTTATGGGCAAGAAGATTTAAGTTTAGAAGAAGTTCCTGACCCCACTCCGGCGGCTGGCGAAGTTGTAATTCAAGTGGGCGCAGCAACAACTTGCGGTACAGATTTGAAAGTCTGGCGGCGTGGTGGTCATGCCAAAATGCTGATACCGCCGACGCTGTTTGGTCACGAAGGGGCTGGGCGAATTGTTGCCTTGGGTGTAGGGGTGACAAATTGGCAAATAGGCGATCGCATTGTCGCTAATAATTCCGCACCATGCATGAAATGCTTTTTTTGTCAACGTCAAGAATATTCATTATGTCCGAATCTGACATGGAATAATGGAACTTTTGCCCAATACTTGAAAATTCCTGCACCGATAGTAGAGCATAATTTATTGCAGATTCCCGATGAATTGCCGTGGGAATTGGCAGCGATGACGGAACCCTTAGCTTGTGTATTGCATGGTATAGCACGTTCTAACGTCAAAGCCAAAGATCAAGTAGTCGTCTTAGGAGATGGAGCGATCGGGCTGATGTTTGTGGCGGCGTTGAGTGGGAAAGCTGAGGTGTTGCTGTGGGGAGGTAATAACCACAGGCTAGAAATTGGTCAGAAATTGGGTGCAACCCAAACCTTTAATTATCATCAAATCCCGGATATTCCCAGCGTAGTGAAAGAACTTACCCAAGGATGGGGTGCAGATGTAGTGATTGAAGCAACAGGTGTACCAAGTGTTTGGGAAACTGCTATCGCCTGCGCCCGTCCTGGTGCTACAGTCAACTTATTCGGTGGATGTCCACGGGATACCAGCATTACTGTCAACACAGAACAGCTACACTACAGCGAACTAACTATCAAAGGCGTGTTTCATAATACACCAAAGTATGTGCAGGAAGCGCTGGCACTGATTGCTAGTCGCAAAATTCCCTTTGAGTTACTTATTAGTGAACAGCGGCCATTAAAAGATTTAGAACAGGTGTTTTGTGAGATGAAGGCGCGTCAGGTAATTAAGGTAGCCATGATTCCTTAG
- a CDS encoding ArnT family glycosyltransferase translates to MQEGSFIWSHLEKQHRTVGKWIDWVWLIVLLLAAVLLFSINLGGLPLRDWDEGTVAQVAREIWHAPAGSMRWLYPTLGGEPYHNKPPLMHLLIAWAYSLGGENELTTRLPGAILTATSVPLLYCIAREIFRQRWAAIYSALIYLTMLPVVRHGRLAMLDGAMVSFLMVMMLCVLRSRRDLRYCLGVGVSFGLICLTQGLLGVLLGAIAIVFLFWDTPRLLTCYYLWIAIFIGILPVATWYSAQLIHYGYTFAQIGLVNPSLGRIGSFVETNPEPPWYYVIELLKYTWPWLLFLPQTIRLTWENRNLSWAKLVMAWSGVYLLVISLMITKVPWYLFPIYPSLALAFGIQLSDTENSPLLSSYPRAWVAGLAILAVVASAGSIYFSWGTTPKTDLQLIFAAVALTMTLAAILAERGDGQFLKILFWGSYISLLLLMKSNYWVWELSEAYPVKPVAAMIVRANPATRKIYTSFPYHRPSLDFYSDRTIIPASVGELEYYWHYNGQPYFLLQASAFNNLELESMQLVDEAEGWKLVTKETNRL, encoded by the coding sequence ATGCAAGAAGGAAGCTTTATTTGGAGTCATCTAGAAAAACAGCATCGCACGGTTGGCAAATGGATTGATTGGGTATGGCTAATAGTATTGCTGTTGGCAGCAGTGTTACTGTTTAGCATCAATCTGGGAGGATTGCCGTTGCGAGATTGGGATGAAGGGACTGTGGCACAGGTTGCTAGGGAAATTTGGCACGCTCCAGCAGGTTCAATGCGTTGGCTTTACCCAACGTTAGGAGGTGAACCATATCATAACAAGCCGCCTTTGATGCATTTGCTAATTGCTTGGGCTTATTCTCTTGGAGGCGAAAATGAGTTGACAACGCGCCTACCTGGAGCAATTTTAACAGCGACATCTGTACCTTTGCTGTATTGCATTGCTAGAGAGATATTTCGCCAACGTTGGGCGGCTATTTATAGCGCCTTAATTTATCTAACAATGCTACCTGTGGTGCGTCATGGGCGGTTGGCAATGTTGGATGGGGCGATGGTAAGTTTTTTGATGGTGATGATGTTGTGCGTGTTGCGATCGCGCCGGGATTTACGTTATTGCCTTGGTGTTGGTGTTAGTTTTGGGCTGATTTGCCTGACTCAAGGATTATTAGGTGTATTACTAGGTGCGATCGCGATCGTCTTTCTATTTTGGGATACGCCACGACTGCTCACTTGTTACTATTTGTGGATAGCAATCTTCATTGGTATTCTGCCTGTAGCTACTTGGTATAGTGCGCAATTAATTCACTATGGTTACACTTTCGCCCAAATTGGGCTTGTAAACCCATCACTAGGCCGAATTGGCTCATTTGTAGAAACTAATCCTGAACCACCTTGGTACTATGTTATTGAACTTCTCAAATATACATGGCCCTGGCTATTATTCTTACCGCAAACTATCCGCTTAACCTGGGAAAATCGCAACCTTAGTTGGGCAAAACTAGTAATGGCGTGGAGTGGTGTTTATCTGCTGGTAATTTCTTTGATGATTACCAAAGTTCCCTGGTATTTATTCCCGATTTACCCTAGTTTAGCTTTAGCTTTTGGTATCCAATTATCAGATACAGAAAATTCGCCTTTACTCTCATCTTATCCCCGTGCTTGGGTTGCTGGTTTGGCGATACTTGCTGTAGTCGCTTCTGCTGGTAGTATTTATTTCAGTTGGGGTACAACACCAAAAACAGACTTACAACTGATTTTTGCCGCAGTAGCTTTAACTATGACTTTAGCAGCTATTTTGGCAGAACGAGGTGATGGGCAATTTCTGAAGATTTTGTTTTGGGGAAGTTATATTTCGCTGTTACTGTTAATGAAATCTAACTACTGGGTTTGGGAATTATCTGAAGCTTATCCAGTTAAACCAGTCGCCGCCATGATCGTGCGGGCAAATCCAGCTACGAGGAAGATTTACACATCTTTTCCCTATCATCGTCCCTCATTGGATTTTTATAGCGATCGCACCATCATTCCCGCTTCTGTTGGCGAACTCGAATATTATTGGCACTACAACGGGCAACCCTACTTTCTCCTTCAGGCATCTGCTTTCAACAATCTCGAATTAGAGTCGATGCAGCTAGTTGACGAAGCTGAAGGTTGGAAGTTAGTTACAAAAGAGACTAATCGTCTTTAA